A single genomic interval of Portunus trituberculatus isolate SZX2019 chromosome 41, ASM1759143v1, whole genome shotgun sequence harbors:
- the LOC123516563 gene encoding uncharacterized protein LOC123516563: MDINPTHPNLLHTLSCRLTMKVLLLGTLLVAASGARLGSLPYSGQPGEFSGSPPNIDYGAAGVSVPALGHVLTTNLHTSSGHLPLHQPGFSNAQSQILLGSEFVSESHFGRNVNFNPHQQSVNSDFQYSQLLPAHHVATSSGFPTLPYTQQDSQRKQETVTHTEQSQAQASSPLRDATDHFSLQRKEEASRVSQHNQDTSSSSLSQQKQDFSSSVSHKKHQDSSSSISQQRQDASSPFSQQQQKDASSLMSQQRQDFNSPQSQQKQDFSSSVSEQVHQDHSSPISQKQHDQNSPLSQQRQDTVSPLSHQRQDTSSPLSQQRQDISSPMSQQRQDTSSPFSQQRQEVSSPTSAHVQDTSSPSSHHQHESISHSQHPQLQDSRTTSQAHQQGDNQDSTSHHPFASPAFTHTKTSEPSSLYHLTQNYGVSPHMDQSFSAQQFGQDQGYQGMEQEMQEGPVAAEVHVVQTKHKDHRGDKIESHQVQISGHIESVGDYTELGVFQTFSVPPSATLADGSFSTSFSCQNYGQGFYAEPESQCRMFHVCAPTRSPEAATPTQYRFTFSCGEGQWFDQHSLTCTTALSSPTSCLSAVVLFPSSHAASSVLFSDFPSAFPPNRDVCYLAQGHVITGVRRR, from the exons ATGGATATAAACCCAACTCATCCTAACCTGCTCCACACGCTGTCCTGCCGTCTGACCATGAAGGTTCTCCTCTTAG GCACCTTGCTGGTGGCGGCCTCTGGGGCCAGGCTTGGCAGCCTGCCGTACAGTGGCCAACCTGGAGAGTTTTCTGGAAGCCCACCCAACATTGACTATGGTGCTGCAGGGGTGTCAGTGCCAGCCCTCGGTCACGTCCTAACCACCAACCTGCACACGTCCAGCGGTCACCTGCCACTCCATCAGCCAGGCTTCAGTAATGCGCAGTCTCAAATCCTTTTAGGGAGCGAATTCGTAAGCGAAAGCCACTTTGGTAGAAATGTTAACTTTAATCCACACCAGCAAAGTGTCAACAGTGACTTTCAGTATAGTCAGCTGCTGCCGGCACACCATGTTGCTACCAGCAGCGGGTTCCCTACACTTCCATACACACAGCAGGACAGTCAGAGGAAGCAAGAAACCGTGACTCACACTGAACAGAGTCAGGCACAGGCCAGCTCCCCTCTCCGAGACGCTACCGACCATTTCTCTctgcagaggaaggaagaggcaagTCGGGTTTCACAGCACAATCAagacaccagcagcagcagcttatCACAGCAAAAACAAGACTTCAGCAGCTCTGTATCACATAAAAAACATCAGGATTCCAGCAGCTCTATATCACAGCAGAGACAAGACGCCAGCAGTCCATtttcacagcaacaacaaaaagacgCCAGCAGTCTCATGTCACAGCAGAGACAAGACTTCAACAGTCCTCAGTCACAACAGAAACAGGATTTCAGCAGCTCCGTTTCAGAGCAGGTACACCAGGACCATAGCAGTCCCATATCTCAGAAACAACATGACCAAAACAGCCCCTTATCACAGCAAAGACAAGACACCGTCAGCCCTTTGTCACATCAAAGACAAGACACCAGCAGCCCCTTATCACAGCAAAGACAAGACATCAGCAGCCCCATGTCACAACAAAGACAAGACACCAGCAGCCCCTTTTCACAGCAAAGACAAGAAGTGAGTAGTCCAACGTCAGCCCATGTACAGGACACCAGTAGTCCCTCATCACACCACCAACACGAGAGCATCTCCCACTCCCAACATCCACAACTCCAGGACAGTCGAACCACCTCTCAGGCTCACCAGCAAGGCGACAACCAGGATAGCACAAGTCACCATCCCTTCGCCTCCCCTGCCTTCACGCACACCAAGACCAGTGAACCGTCCTCGCTGTACCACCTCACTCAGAACTACGGCGTGAGTCCCCACATGGATCAGAGCTTCTCGGCCCAACAGTTTGGACAAGATCAAGGATACCAAGGCATGGAACAAGAGATGCAAGAAGGACCAGTTGCTGCGGAAGTTCATGTTGTTCAGACCAAGCACAAAGACCATCGAGGTGACAAGATTGAGTCACATCAG GTGCAGATATCCGGCCACATCGAGAGTGTCGGGGACTACACGGAGCTGGGCGTGTTCCAGACCTTCTCTGTGCCGCCCTCCGCCACTCTGGCCGACGGCAGCTTTTCTACCTCCTTCTC GTGTCAGAATTATGGGCAAGGCTTTTACGCAGAGCCTGAGAGCCAGTGCAGAATGTTTCACGTCTGTGCCCCCACGAGGAGTCCCGAGGCTGCCACGCCCACCCAGTATCGCTTCAC GTTCAGCTGTGGCGAGGGGCAGTGGTTCGATCAGCACTCCCTCACCTGCACCActgccctctcctcccccacctcttgCCTCTCCGCAGTCGTCCTCTTCCCCAGCAGCCACGCCGCCTCCTCCGTCCTCTTCTCTGACTTCCCCAGCGCATTCCCTCCCAACCGCGACGTGTGCTACCTCGCTCAGGGCCACGTGATTACTGGTGTGCGCCGCAGGTAA